From a single Eleginops maclovinus isolate JMC-PN-2008 ecotype Puerto Natales chromosome 18, JC_Emac_rtc_rv5, whole genome shotgun sequence genomic region:
- the LOC134880494 gene encoding olfactory receptor 2AT4-like, translating into MAEGNHSTVTEFILTGFPGLHPEYQDLVSAVLFFVYCLTLTGNVTILYLFAMDQSLHKPMYYIILNLCTCDILFSTTTLPKIISKYWFHSGTISFTACFVQMYFVHYLGTVNSYILFLMALDRYLAVCHPLKYPIVFKSHTILILSITAWVIAHVGPLMMVIRAYPLPYCASNIINHCFCDHIGITILACTDRAPYGFPAFVYAMVALLGPLAFIVFSYCCIIIAVLKIANVQGRIKSLSTCSTQLIIISLYYLPRCFVYLASNVGITFSADVRIVITMMYSLCPPMINPLIYCLRAKDMRESLRKQLHKTAVLKKAQVSATIG; encoded by the coding sequence ATGGCAGAGGGAAATCATAGCACTGTGACTGAATTTATCCTAACTGGCTTCCCTGGACTTCATCCAGAGTACCAAGACCTTGTTTCAGCAGTATTGTTCTTTGTTTACTGCTTAACTTTGACGGGCAATGTAacaattctttatttatttgccaTGGACCAAAGCCTTCATAAGCCGATGTATTATATAATTCTGAATCTGTGCACATGCGACATTCTCTTTAGCACAACCACTTTACCTAAGATCATCAGCAAGTATTGGTTTCATTCAGGAACTATTTCATTCACAGCTTGCTTTGTCCAAATGTACTTTGTTCACTATCTTGGCACAGTGAATTCCTATATTCTCTTCCTGATGGCTTTAGATAGGTATTTAGCGGTCTGCCATCCTCTCAAATATcccattgtttttaaaagccaCACTATCCTAATTCTCAGTATTACGGCGTGGGTTATCGCTCATGTAGGCCCTTTAATGATGGTTATTAGGGCATACCCTCTTCCCTACTGTGCCTCAAACATAATCAACCACTGCTTCTGTGATCATATTGGTATAACAATCCTAGCATGCACTGACAGGGCCCCTTATGGTTTCCCTGCTTTTGTGTATGCGATGGTTGCTTTACTGGGACCTCTGGCATTCATAGTGTTCTCCTATTGCTGTATAATTATAGCAGTACTTAAGATTGCAAATGTACAGGGTCGCATAAAGTCTCTGTCCACTTGCAGTACGCAACTGATCATAATCTCTCTCTACTATTTACCACgatgttttgtatatttggCCAGCAATGTTGGCATTACGTTTAGTGCTGATGTGCGAATAGTAATCACCATGATGTATAGCCTTTGCCCCCCCATGATTAATCCACTTATATACTGCTTAAGAGCTAAAGACATGAGAGAAAGCTTGAGGAAACAATTACACAAAACAGCAGTTCttaaaaaagcacaagtttcagctACAATTGGCTAA
- the LOC134880611 gene encoding olfactory receptor 2AT4-like: MAEGNHSTVTEFILTGFPGLHPEYQDLVSAVLFFVYCLTLTGNVTILYLFAMDHSLHKPMYYIILNLCTCDILFSTTTLPKIISKYWFHSGTISFTACFVQMYFVHYLGTVNSYILFLMALDRYLAVCHPLKYPIVFKNHTILILSITAWVIAHVGPLMLVIRAYPLPYCASNIINHCFCDHIGITILACTDRAPYGFPAFVFAMVMLLGPLAFIVFSYCCIIIAVLKIANVQGRIKSLSTCSTQLIIISLYYLPRCFVYLASNVGITFSADVRIVIIMMYSLCPPMINPLIYCLRAKDMRESLRKQLHKTAVLKKAQVSAISD, from the coding sequence ATGGCAGAGGGAAATCATAGCACTGTGACTGAATTTATCCTAACTGGCTTCCCTGGACTTCATCCAGAGTACCAAGACCTTGTTTCAGCAGTATTGTTCTTTGTTTACTGCTTAACTTTGACGGGCAATGTAacaattctttatttatttgccaTGGACCACAGCCTTCATAAGCCGATGTATTATATAATTCTGAATCTGTGCACATGCGACATTCTCTTTAGCACAACCACTTTACCTAAGATCATCAGCAAGTATTGGTTTCATTCAGGAACTATTTCATTCACAGCTTGCTTTGTCCAAATGTACTTTGTTCACTATCTTGGCACAGTGAATTCCTATATTCTCTTCCTGATGGCTTTAGATAGGTATTTAGCGGTCTGCCATCCTCTCAAATATcccattgtttttaaaaaccaCACTATCCTAATTCTCAGTATTACGGCGTGGGTTATCGCTCATGTAGGCCCTTTAATGTTAGTTATTAGGGCATACCCTCTTCCCTACTGTGCCTCAAACATAATCAACCACTGCTTCTGTGATCATATTGGTATAACAATCCTAGCATGCACTGACAGGGCCCCTTATGGTTTCCCTGCTTTTGTGTTTGCGATGGTTATGTTACTGGGACCTCTGGCATTCATAGTGTTCTCCTATTGCTGTATAATTATAGCAGTACTTAAGATTGCAAATGTACAGGGTCGCATAAAGTCTCTGTCCACTTGCAGTACGCAACTGATCATAATCTCTCTCTACTATTTACCACgatgttttgtatatttggCCAGCAATGTTGGCATTACGTTTAGTGCTGATGTGCGAATAGTAATCATCATGATGTATAGCCTTTGCCCCCCCATGATTAATCCACTTATATACTGCTTAAGAGCTAAAGACATGAGAGAAAGCTTGAGGAAACAATTACACAAAACAGCAGTTCttaaaaaagcacaagtttcagctATCAGTGACTGa
- the LOC134879880 gene encoding protocadherin Fat 4 — translation MFGQNKHMGFEINKHSGEIYTTGSLRQQGNSHVVLKVLAKNSGVITGMDEDEALVHISVIETNDAPVFTSALYLGNVAEDSPFGTSVITVSAVDEDSILDWNRFFFRIQNGNTNFSFAIDPSSGVISVNSTLDREMWPVYNLTVTATDNGSPPSTGTTYVTVTIDDINDNTPILSSIEAQVKENQPKGTLIATLNASDSDLPPNQGPFTYWLVNLSTGSAFSLTTDGVLFTTRTIDREQISSYRVLVAVRDAGIPPLSSTTMIHIKVIDENDNPSLPRNIFIEVKYFGSSFHGGLIGNVHPEDQDESDTFYCAIKSGQLNMFTIPNGTCELMSSPFQGEATFNITIEATDQLHFPVNNSIYVNYKGFTNATLDSCILFYVSSSSMEEFMSNKYLRFVKALDSLFNLQASKTHVFGIKHLGSEILLLAVAKNYNGQYLSREVASGISVSHRKLLEAQSNVTLSRITSDPCLTSPCQNGATCNKNIYISRDVAVLESSAVIFVSPQKEIFNCTCPAGFTGELCEDDTDECQVNPCENKGTCVNTPGSFYCHCQSGFSGFFCSPDEDKCLKVKCQNGGACIPTQDGYHCHCVPGFEGEMCEQPINHCRSTPCVEGSCTNSQTGFSCQCPFGVSGVHCEEQSYGFEELSFMEFPPLDRRTNLISLEFATVQRKSLLLYNPGGTSSREFFALEILDGVIHLSYDLGSGPVRLHTNKQVADGYFHSVTARRIGNMGSLHVDNCTDEEKTGFCFSQSAGSSLKRTLDVGSNMMFGGIKTFESVLLHPGQIKTHDFVGCIRSIHVNGILLRPSMALATYNILDRCPRTTPSPCHSNPCQNSGVCHDLWSDYYCECKSIFTGSNCAKEMSEELVLRFNGNDYIEYVIKERFKRDYLLKGLLYDKQDENGRASRVVEIKFKTEDDGVLISVVGQTGFSMLKIKDRRPVYISKDTQSGHELDFTVDSPVADGVWHVLALLSNRQTTFLHLDNTSALNITEHSMDLSPVSVEKIILGAAVTGFTGCVQYFNVSGYTLPVSGHSEIVEVWPSSTLIQPSCSSPAVCLSSSCSEGDTAGVHCLSAHCQNRLGGCGLALRNTSCVCLHNVSDHACDICLLTTESRNQCPEAQGSAPLWLLALILPLISILMIIGICVYKVRHHKAEGQSDSSQHEPEHGTGNVVFCFDDNRTLTDAESNMQNVPIRACQLRLSAEFYRDASLTSVLPVPKTELEYYEIGSISSELHSDTASLTLSWHKHLYSTKGVKADPKQRGDLRMLLAEFKKECSSEERTTSQIKPQDVAFLNKQLLTKIDLQYAPFCHKKKLVELEYLDPVRCLTLQEISKLNTPQDKTMSHQASLKSGPTKTNTLINGSSDSEADSTLTGSESECGQFACNYRPQGILPVSALLKPTFPSDAGQHEAESAPSSMFEQWENILNMHLPFSSYAPVFEDIACLPTDQMYSYEMHSDKEEII, via the exons ATGTTTGGTCAAAACAAACATATGGGCTTTGAAATTAACAAACACTCTGGAGAAATATACACAACTGGCAGTTTGAGACAACAGGGCAACAGTCACGTAGTTTTGAAAGTTCTAGCGAAGAATTCTGGTGTTATCACCGGCATGGATGAAGACGAGGCTTTGGTTCACATCAGTGTGATCGAAACAAATGATGCACCGGTTTTTACCTCTGCACTTTATTTGGGCAATGTTGCAGAAGATAGCCCATTTGGGACATCTGTGATAACTGTGAGTGCTGTAGATGAGGATTCTATCTTGGACTGGAATCGTTTCTTCTTCAGGATTCAAAATGGAAACACAAACTTCTCTTTTGCCATTGATCCTTCAAGTGGTGTTATATCAGTAAACTCTACACTTGACAGAGAAATGTGGCCAGTGTATAATCTGACTGTTACAGCCACTGATAATGGCTCTCCACCATCCACTGGGACTACTTATGTGACTGTCACTATTGACGATATTAATGACAACACTCCCATACTCTCATCTATTGAGGCTCAAGTGAAGGAAAATCAGCCTAAAGGCACATTAATTGCAACTTTAAATgcatctgattctgatttgccACCAAATCAGGGACCTTTTACTTACTGGTTGGTTAATCTTTCGACGGGTAGTGCTTTTTCCCTGACTACTGACGGAGTTTTATTTACCACACGGACTATCGATCGGGAGCAAATCTCTTCATATCGAGTGTTGGTGGCTGTTAGAGATGCAGGGATCCCTCCACTGTCATCAACAACAATGATCCACATCAAGGTCATAGATGAAAACGATAATCCTTCACTGCCTAGAAATATCTTCATTGAGGTGAAATACTTTGGCAGTTCTTTCCATGGAGGCCTGATCGGTAACGTCCATCCTGAAGATCAGGATGAGTCTGATACATTCTACTGCGCCATCAAAAGTGGACAACTCAATATGTTTACAATACCTAATGGCACATGTGAGCTGATGTCATCTCCTTTTCAAGGCGAGGCTACATTTAACATCACTATCGAGGCTACAGATCAGCTTCACTTCCCAGTGAACAACAGTATCTATGTAAACTACAAAGGCTTCACTAATGCAACTTTAGACAGCTGCATATTATTCTATGTGTCATCATCCTCAATGGAAGAGTTCATGTCTAATAAGTATTTGCGCTTTGTGAAAGCTTTAGATAGTCTGTTTAACCTTCAGGCCTCTAAGACTCATGTATTTGGAATTAAGCATCTTGGCAGTGAAATTCTTCTATTGGCTGTGGCGAAAAATTACAACGGTCAATATCTTAGCAGAGAGGTGGCCAGTGGTATTTCTGTAAGCCATAGGAAATTACTGGAGGCTCAGAGCAATGTGACGCTTTCTCGCATCACAAGTGATCCCTGTCTAACCAGCCCATGTCAAAATGGAGCaacatgcaacaaaaacatttacatcagCCGGGATGTAGCTGTCCTGGAAAGCTCAGCGGTCATCTTTGTGTCACCCCAGAAAGAGATTTTTAATTGTACCTGTCCAGCTGGCTTCACTGGGGAACTGTGTGAAGATGACACTGATGAATGTCAGGTAAATCCTTGTGAAAATAAAGGCACATGTGTGAATACTCCAGGAAGTTTCTACTGTCACTGTCAGAGCGGTTTCTCCGGCTTTTTCTGCTCTCCTGATGAAGATAAATGCTTGAAGGTGAAGTGCCAAAACGGAGGAGCTTGTATTCCCACTCAGGATGGATATCACTGTCACTGTGTGCCTGGATTTGAGG gagAAATGTGTGAGCAGCCAATTAACCACTGTAGATCAACCCCTTGTGTTGAGGGCAGCTGCACCAATTCACAGACTGGATTCTCTTGTCAATGTCCCTTTG GAGTCAGTGGAGTCCACTGCGAGGAGCAAAGTTATGGCTTTGAGGAGTTGTCCTTCATGGAGTTTCCCCCGTTGGATCGCAGAACCAATTTAATCTCTCTAGAGTTTGCAACGGTACAGAGGAAGTCTCTGCTCCTGTACAACCCTGGAGGAACATCCAGCAGGGAGTTCTTTGCATTGGAGATACTGGATGGGGTCATACATCTCTCTTATGACCTGGGCTCTGGACCTGTGAggctacacacaaacaaacaagtggCAGACGGATATTTCCACAGTGTCACTGCCAGGAGGATTGGGAAT ATGGGTTCTTTGCATGTGGACAACTGCACAGATGAGGAAAAAACAGGATTCTGTTTTTCACAGAGTGCTGGCAGTAGCTTAAAGAG AACACTAGATGTTGGCAGTAACATGATGTTTGGAGGAATCAAGACCTTTGAATCCGTTTTACTGCATCCTGGTCAGATAAAAACCCATGACTTTGTCGGATGTATTCGTAGCATTCATGTGAATGGCATCTTGCTGAGACCTTCAATGGCCCTAGCAACATATAACATCCTTGATAG gTGTCCTCGGACAACACCATCACCATGTCATAGCAACCCATGTCAGAACAGCGGTGTGTGCCATGACCTATGGTCTGATTATTATTGTGAGTGCAAAAGCATTTTTACTGGAAGCAACTGTGCTAAAg aaatgtcAGAGGAGCTTGTATTGCGATTTAATGGGAATGATTACATTGAGTATGTCATAAAGGAGCGATTCAAGAGAGACTATCTGCTGAAAGGATTGCTCTATGATAAACAAGATGAAAACGGCAGAGCATCAAGAGTGGTTGAAATCAAGTTCAAGACCGAAGATGACGGGGTCTTAATATCTGTTGTTGGACAGACAGGATTCTCAATGCTAAAG ATAAAAGACAGAAGGCCTGTGTACATTTCCAAAGATACACAATCAGGACACGAGTTAGATTTCACTGTGGACTCTCCTGTGGCTGATGGAGTCTGGCATGTCCTCGCTTTGCTCAGCAATCGACAGACCACCTTTCTGCATCTGGATAATACATCAGCCTTAAACATCACTGAGCACAGTATGGATCTCTCTCCTGTTAGTGTGGAAAAGATTATTCTTGGTGCAGCTGTGACAG GGTTCACTGGATGTGTGCAGTATTTCAATGTGAGCGGTTACACTCTGCCTGTTAGTGGACACAGTGAGATAGTAGAAGTCTGGCCAAGTTCGACTCTTATCCAGCCGAGCTGTAGCTCTCCAGCTGTCTGCCTCTCCTCGTCCTGCTCTGAGGGGGACACAGCAGGGGTGCATTGTCTCTCTGCACACTGTCAAAACCGTCTGGGTGGTTGTGGACTTGCTTTGAGGAACACATCCTGTGTCTGTCTACATAACGTTTCTGACCATGCCTGTGATATCTGCCTCTTAACAACAGAGAGTCGTAACCAATGCCCTGAGGCGCAGGGCAGCGCGCCCCTATGGCTCTTGGCTTTGATTCTTCCTTTAATCTCCATCCTTATGATTATAGGAATTTGTGTTTACAAAGTGAGGCATCACAAAGCAGAGGGTCAGAGTGATAGCTCGCAACATGAACCAGAGCACGGGACTGGCAATGTAGTGTTTTGCTTTGACGACAACAGAACACTCACAGATGCAGAAAGCAATATGCAAAATGTCCCGATAAGGGCATGTCAGCTGAGGTTAAGTGCAGAGTTCTACCGGGATGCAAGTTTGACAAGTGTTCTGCCAGTGCCAAAGACTGAGCTAGAGTATTATGAAATCGGCAGCATCTCTAGTGAACTTCATTCAGACACTGCCTCATTGACACTCAGCTGGCACAAGCATCTGTACAGCACAAAGGGTGTGAAAGCTGATCCTAAGCAGAGGGGAGATCTGAGGATGCTGTTAGCTGAATTTAAGAAAGAATGCTCCAGTGAAGAGAGGACAACAAGTCAGATAAAGCCACAAGACGTTGCTTTCCTGAATAAGCAGTTGTTGACTAAAATTGATTTACAGTATGCACCATTTTGTCACAAGAAGAAGTTGGTAGAACTAGAGTATCTGGATCCCGTGCGATGCCTAACTCTTCAAGAAATTAGTAAACTAAACACTCCTCAGGACAAAACAATGTCACATCAAGCATCCCTGAAGTCTGGACCTACCAAGACCAACACGTTGATCAACGGCTCGTCTGACAGTGAAGCAGACAGCACATTAACCGGATCGGAGTCTGAGTGTGGACAGTTTGCATGCAACTACAGACCACAAGGCATCCTCCCTGTCAGCGCACTCTTAAAGCCCACCTTTCCCTCTGATGCAGGTCAGCATGAAGCTGAGAGTGCTCCCTCTAGCATGTTTGAGCAAtgggaaaatattttaaatatgcacCTTCCGTTTAGCAGCTATGCCCCCGTATTTGAGGATATAGCATGTCTACCTACGGACCAAATGTATAGCTATGAAATGCACAGTGACAAAGAGGAAATAATTTGA
- the LOC134880510 gene encoding olfactory receptor 52E8-like produces the protein MKMIYTNVSGMKDFLILGFPGLLPIYYGPVSALFFFVYLAIAIGNIFILAFVIYEKSLQKPTYLVFCHLALNDLTFGTVTLPKIISKYWFDDSNISFYGCFTQMFFVHYLGSVTSFNLLVMAIDRFIAICVPLRYPVLITNNIISVLCGLAWFIPLPLMVTTALHALTLSYCKSNVIAQCFCDHISITYQACGREVKIVQVTALCIAMFCLLLPLAFILFSYVSIIVVILKMSNAAGRKRTLSTCSPQIFITCLFYLPRCFVYVANTVGFSFSLDVRILLVLLYSLLPAALNPIIYCFKTQEIKQTLIKKLKKTRIGIDIKLSF, from the coding sequence ATGAAAATGATCTACACCAATGTATCAGGGATGAAAGATTTTTTAATCCTTGGATTTCCTGGACTTCTACCAATCTATTACGGACCCGTGTCAGCTCTGTTCTTTTTCGTCTACCTAGCTATTGCAATaggaaatattttcattttagcaTTTGTGATCTATGAAAAGTCACTTCAAAAACCAACATACCTTGTCTTTTGTCACCTGGCACTGAATGACTTAACATTTGGCACTGTGACTCTTCCAAAGATCATATCAAAATATTGGTTTGATGATagcaatatttcattttacgGGTGCTTTACACAAATGTTCTTTGTTCACTATTTAGGGTCAGTAACTTCTTTCAACTTGTTGGTAATGGCCATTGATCGATTTATTGCAATATGTGTTCCGCTGCGTTATCCTGTGCTTATCACAAACAACATCATATCTGTGCTTTGTGGCCTTGCCTGGTTCATCCCTCTGCCTTTAATGGTGACCACTGCACTCCATGCCCTCACTTTATCTTATtgtaaatcaaatgttattgCTCAGTGCTTCTGTGACCACATTTCTATAACATATCAGGCATGTGGAAGGGAAGTTAAAATTGTACAAGTCACTGCCCTCTGTATAGCCATGTTTTGTCTCTTGCTACCGCTTGCATTCATCTTGTTTTCATACGTTTCAATTattgtagtcattttgaaaatgtccaatgCTGCCGGTCGCAAAAGAACCTTATCAACTTGTTCCCCACAAATATTTATCACTTGCCTTTTTTACCTTCCCAGGTGTTTTGTCTATGTAGCCAATACTGTTGGATTTTCATTCAGTTTGGATGTCCGTATTTTATTAGTTTTGTTGTACAGTCTTTTACCTGCTGCTCTTAATCCAATTATATATTGTTTCAAAACTCAGGAAATCAAGCAGACTTTGATAAAGAAGCTGAAAAAAACTAGAATTGGAATAGATATAAAACTTTCATTCTAA
- the LOC134880620 gene encoding olfactory receptor 52E8-like, translating to MKMIYTNVSGMKDFLILGFPGLLPIYYGPVSALFFFVYLAIAIGNIFILAFVIYEKSLQKPTYLVFCHLALNDLTFGTVTLPKIISKYWFDDSNISFYGCFTQMFFVHYLGSVTSFNLLVMAIDRFIAICVPLRYPVLITNNIISVLCGLAWFIPLPLMVTIALHALTLSYCKSNVITQCFCDHISITYQACGREVKIVQVTTLCIAMFCLLLPLAFILFSYVSIIVVILKMSNAAGRKRTLSTCSPQIFITCLFYLPRCFVYVANTVGFSFSLDVRILLVLLYSLLPAAVNPIIYCFKTQEIKQTLIKKLKTTRIGIDIKLSF from the coding sequence ATGAAAATGATCTACACCAATGTATCAGGGATGAAAGACTTTTTAATCCTTGGATTTCCTGGACTTCTACCAATCTATTACGGACCCGTGTCAGCTCTGTTCTTTTTCGTCTACCTAGCTATTGCAATaggaaatattttcattttagcaTTTGTGATCTATGAAAAGTCACTTCAAAAACCAACATACCTTGTCTTTTGTCACCTGGCACTGAATGACTTAACATTTGGCACTGTGACTCTTCCAAAGATCATATCAAAATATTGGTTTGATGATagcaatatttcattttacgGGTGCTTTACACAAATGTTCTTTGTTCACTATTTAGGGTCAGTAACTTCTTTCAACTTGTTGGTAATGGCCATTGATCGATTTATTGCAATATGTGTTCCGCTGCGTTATCCTGTCCTTATCACAAACAACATTATATCTGTGCTTTGTGGCCTTGCCTGGTTCATCCCTCTGCCTTTAATGGTGACCATTGCACTCCATGCCCTCACTTTATCTTATtgtaaatcaaatgttattaCTCAGTGCTTCTGTGACCACATTTCTATAACATATCAGGCATGTGGAAGGGAAGTTAAAATTGTACAAGTCACTACCCTCTGTATAGCCATGTTTTGTCTCTTGCTACCACTTGCATTCATCTTGTTTTCATACGTTTCAATTattgtagtcattttgaaaatgtccaatgCTGCCGGTCGCAAAAGAACCTTATCAACTTGTTCCCCACAAATATTTATCACTTGCCTTTTTTACCTTCCCAGGTGTTTTGTCTATGTAGCCAATACTGTTGGATTTTCTTTCAGTTTGGATGTCCGTATTTTATTAGTTTTGTTGTACAGTCTTTTACCTGCTGCTGTTAATCCAATTATATATTGTTTCAAAACTCAGGAAATCAAGCAGACTTTGATAAAGAAGCTGAAAACAACTAGAATTGGAATAGATATAAAACTTTCATTCTAA
- the LOC134880448 gene encoding olfactory receptor 2AT4-like → MAEGNHSTVTEFILTGFPGLHPEYQDLVSAVLFFVYCLTLTGNVTIPYLFAMDHSLHKPMYYIILNLCTCDILFSTTTLPKIISKYWFHSGTISFTACFVQMYFVHYLGTVNSYILFLMALDRYLAVCHPLKYPIVFKSHTILILSITAWVIAHVGPLMMVIRAYPLPYCASNIINHCFCDHIGITILACTDRAPYGFPAFVNAMVMLLGPLAFIVFSYCCIIIAVLKIANVQGRIKSLSTCSTQLIIISLYYLPRCFVYLASNVGITFSADVRIVIIMMYSLCPPMINPLIYCLRAKDMRESLRKQLHKTAVLKKAQVSAISD, encoded by the coding sequence ATGGCAGAGGGAAATCATAGCACTGTGACTGAATTTATCCTAACTGGCTTCCCTGGACTTCATCCAGAGTACCAAGACCTTGTTTCAGCAGTATTGTTCTTTGTTTACTGCTTAACTTTGACGGGCAATGTAACAATTCCTTATTTATTTGCCATGGACCACAGCCTTCATAAGCCGATGTATTATATAATTCTGAATCTGTGCACATGCGACATTCTCTTTAGCACAACCACTTTACCTAAGATCATCAGCAAGTATTGGTTTCATTCAGGAACTATTTCATTCACAGCTTGCTTTGTCCAAATGTACTTTGTTCACTATCTTGGCACAGTGAATTCCTATATTCTCTTCCTGATGGCTTTAGATAGGTATTTAGCGGTCTGCCATCCTCTCAAATATcccattgtttttaaaagccaCACTATCCTAATTCTCAGTATTACGGCGTGGGTTATCGCTCATGTAGGCCCTTTAATGATGGTTATTAGGGCATACCCTCTTCCCTACTGTGCCTCAAACATAATCAACCACTGCTTCTGTGATCATATTGGTATAACAATCCTAGCATGCACTGACAGGGCCCCTTATGGTTTCCCTGCTTTTGTGAATGCGATGGTTATGTTACTGGGACCTCTGGCATTCATAGTGTTCTCCTATTGCTGTATAATTATAGCAGTACTTAAGATTGCAAATGTACAGGGTCGCATAAAGTCTCTGTCCACTTGCAGTACGCAACTGATCATAATCTCTCTCTACTATTTACCACgatgttttgtatatttggCCAGCAATGTTGGCATTACGTTTAGTGCTGATGTGCGAATAGTAATCATCATGATGTATAGCCTTTGCCCCCCCATGATTAATCCACTTATATACTGCTTAAGAGCTAAAGACATGAGAGAAAGCTTGAGGAAACAATTACACAAAACAGCAGTTCttaaaaaagcacaagtttcagctATCAGTGactga
- the LOC134880495 gene encoding olfactory receptor 2AT4-like, which translates to MAEGNHSTVTEFILTGFPGLHPEYQDLVSAVLFFVYCLTLTGNVTILYLFAMDHSLHKPMYYIILNLCTCDILFSTTTLPKIISKYWFHSGTISFTACFVQMYFVHYLGTVNSYILFLMALDRYLAVCHPLKYPIVFKSHTILILSITAWVIAHVGPLMLVIRAYPLPYCASNIIYHCFCDHIGITILACTDRAPYGFPAVVYAMVVLLGPLAFIVFSYCCIIIAVLKIANVQGRIKSLSTCSTQLIIISLYYLPRCLVYLASHVGITFSADVRIVIVMMYSLCPPMINPLIYCLRAKDMRESLRKQLHKTAVLKKAQVSATIG; encoded by the coding sequence ATGGCAGAGGGAAATCATAGCACTGTGACTGAATTTATCCTAACTGGCTTCCCTGGACTTCATCCAGAGTACCAAGACCTTGTTTCAGCAGTATTGTTCTTTGTTTACTGCTTAACTTTGACGGGCAATGTAacaattctttatttatttgccaTGGACCACAGCCTTCATAAGCCGATGTATTATATAATTCTGAATCTGTGCACATGCGACATTCTCTTTAGCACAACCACTTTACCTAAGATCATCAGCAAGTATTGGTTTCATTCAGGAACTATTTCATTCACAGCTTGCTTTGTCCAAATGTACTTTGTTCACTATCTTGGCACAGTGAATTCCTATATTCTCTTCCTGATGGCTTTAGATAGGTATTTAGCGGTCTGCCATCCTCTCAAATATcccattgtttttaaaagccaCACTATCCTAATTCTCAGTATTACGGCTTGGGTTATCGCTCATGTAGGCCCTTTAATGTTAGTTATTAGGGCATACCCTCTTCCCTACTGTGCTTCAAACATAATATACCACTGCTTCTGTGATCATATTGGTATAACAATCCTAGCATGCACTGACAGGGCCCCTTATGGTTTCCCTGCTGTTGTGTATGCGATGGTTGTTTTACTGGGACCTCTGGCATTCATAGTGTTCTCCTATTGCTGTATAATTATAGCAGTACTTAAGATTGCAAATGTACAGGGTCGCATAAAGTCTCTGTCCACTTGCAGTACGCAACTGATCATAATCTCTCTCTACTATTTACCACGATGTTTGGTATATTTGGCCAGTCATGTTGGCATTACGTTTAGTGCTGATGTGCGAATAGTAATCGTCATGATGTATAGCCTTTGCCCCCCCATGATTAATCCACTTATATACTGCTTAAGAGCTAAAGACATGAGAGAAAGCTTGAGGAAACAATTACACAAAACAGCAGTTCttaaaaaagcacaagtttcagctACAATTGGCTGA